A window of Vicinamibacteria bacterium contains these coding sequences:
- a CDS encoding cyclic nucleotide-binding domain-containing protein, giving the protein MESWWPALRVGDLVGTLTDEEHARLLAAMEPCTAESGDLIFQKGSPSRSLLVVEEGQIEVFDEVMGEVVVLASVGPGGVVGEVGFVDGRPRTHHVRAQGACRLRRLTREGLLDLVKGDPALFAKLTIALAQLLAERFRSAMDELEPVRAFAASLREPLEPEEGLEFEPIDEPLPEADPAESDAAGAVKLIKDVARRARKKRGPAAV; this is encoded by the coding sequence GTGGAGAGCTGGTGGCCCGCCCTTCGCGTGGGGGATCTCGTGGGCACCCTCACGGACGAGGAGCACGCGCGCCTCCTCGCGGCCATGGAGCCCTGCACGGCCGAGTCCGGAGACCTCATCTTTCAGAAGGGGAGCCCGTCGCGAAGCCTCCTCGTGGTCGAGGAAGGGCAAATCGAGGTCTTCGACGAGGTGATGGGCGAAGTCGTCGTCCTGGCCTCCGTAGGCCCGGGGGGCGTCGTGGGCGAGGTGGGCTTCGTGGACGGCCGGCCCCGCACCCACCACGTGCGCGCGCAGGGTGCCTGCCGTCTTCGTCGGCTGACCCGGGAGGGGCTGCTCGATCTCGTGAAGGGGGATCCCGCCCTTTTCGCCAAGCTCACGATCGCTCTGGCCCAGCTCCTGGCCGAGCGCTTCCGGTCCGCGATGGACGAGCTCGAGCCGGTGCGAGCTTTTGCTGCGTCCCTGCGCGAGCCCCTGGAGCCGGAAGAGGGTCTCGAGTTCGAGCCGATCGACGAGCCCCTGCCGGAGGCGGACCCCGCCGAGTCCGATGCTGCGGGCGCGGTCAAGCTCATCAAGGACGTGGCCCGCCGGGCACGCAAGAAGCGAGGCCCGGCGGCGGTCTGA
- a CDS encoding alpha/beta family hydrolase: MGTEEVRIPVGEGAVTASVHGAGPTAVVLGHGAGSDRRHPRLLELAEVLAASGRRTVLFNFPYKDRGGRAPDPAPVLEATTRAVGEYAQGVLGAARLVHGGRSMGGRIASQAVAAGAPAHGLVFLAYPLHPPGRPEMRRDRHLPGVTAPMLFVQGTRDAFARWDLLEGLLARLGDRASLHRIEDGDHSFAVRKRSGRLPEDIRAEVQDAVLSWLSARGL; the protein is encoded by the coding sequence ATGGGCACGGAAGAGGTCCGGATTCCCGTCGGGGAGGGGGCGGTCACGGCGTCGGTCCACGGCGCCGGCCCGACCGCGGTCGTCCTCGGTCACGGGGCGGGAAGCGATCGTCGTCACCCCCGCCTGCTGGAACTGGCCGAGGTCCTCGCCGCCTCCGGTCGGCGGACCGTGCTTTTCAACTTCCCCTACAAGGACCGGGGCGGGCGCGCTCCGGATCCGGCCCCCGTGCTCGAAGCAACCACGCGCGCGGTGGGGGAGTATGCGCAGGGGGTCCTGGGGGCGGCACGGCTGGTGCACGGCGGGAGGTCCATGGGCGGGCGGATCGCCTCCCAGGCGGTGGCGGCGGGCGCCCCCGCCCACGGTCTGGTCTTCCTCGCCTATCCGCTGCATCCGCCGGGCCGGCCGGAGATGCGGCGGGACCGCCACCTCCCCGGAGTCACCGCGCCTATGCTTTTCGTCCAGGGAACCCGCGACGCCTTCGCGCGCTGGGACCTCCTGGAGGGTCTGCTCGCGCGTCTGGGCGACCGGGCCTCCCTCCATCGCATCGAGGACGGGGACCATTCCTTCGCGGTGCGCAAGCGCTCGGGGCGACTCCCGGAGGACATTCGGGCCGAGGTCCAGGACGCGGTCCTGAGCTGGCTCTCGGCGCGGGGGTTGTGA
- a CDS encoding AAA family ATPase — protein sequence MYEAYYGFVEKPFNLTPDPKYLYLSRRHAEAFAHLEFGRRERGGFILITGEVGTGKTTLARYFLGRLPENTATAVVLYPALTAAELLRSILEDLHVPAPGTSLKELVDTLHRFLLDSRPRGREVVLLIDEAQDLSAEVLEQIRLISNLETDTEKLIQIVLMGQSELQELLARRELRQLAQRVTARYHLSPLSRPETEEYVRHRLSVAGGTGKVTFTPAALRAVHRRAAGIPRLINLICDRSLLAGFVSGTRVIEAGMVRRAADEVKGDGPAPWLPSRAYALLAGGVAVALALVVTLAAPRTLRAPEPEAPPTAPAAVSRLEPALLAIPHDASREAALSQVQAQWGNEPLERTSLRTHLDQVRHLDLPVILEMFHPSRRDTCFLALLGLEGGTALVAVGTDSPFRVGVADLDRLWTHEAIFLWRDFQGLVRPEGRARTEAWAKDSLARLGYAGSEADLSTVVGRFQRDSALIADGVIGSRTLMTLYSLGPYTRPRLKASVPRPGGAS from the coding sequence GTGTACGAGGCGTACTACGGCTTCGTGGAGAAGCCCTTCAACCTCACCCCCGACCCCAAGTACCTCTATCTGTCCCGGCGCCACGCCGAGGCCTTCGCCCACCTGGAGTTCGGCCGCCGCGAGCGGGGCGGCTTCATCCTCATCACGGGCGAGGTGGGAACAGGCAAGACCACCCTCGCCCGCTACTTCTTGGGGCGCCTGCCCGAGAACACCGCCACCGCGGTCGTCCTCTACCCGGCGCTGACCGCGGCCGAGCTGCTCCGCTCGATCCTCGAGGACCTGCACGTCCCCGCTCCCGGGACCTCCCTGAAGGAGCTGGTGGACACTCTCCACCGCTTCCTCCTGGATTCCCGCCCCCGGGGCCGCGAGGTGGTGCTCCTCATCGACGAGGCGCAGGACCTCTCGGCCGAGGTGCTGGAGCAGATCCGCCTCATCTCCAATCTGGAGACGGACACGGAGAAGCTGATCCAGATCGTGCTCATGGGGCAGTCGGAGCTGCAGGAGCTCCTGGCCCGCCGCGAGCTGCGGCAGCTCGCGCAGCGGGTGACCGCCCGCTACCACCTCTCGCCGCTCTCGCGTCCGGAGACGGAGGAATACGTCCGCCACCGCCTCTCCGTGGCCGGAGGCACGGGCAAGGTGACGTTCACCCCCGCCGCCCTACGTGCCGTCCATCGCCGGGCGGCCGGGATCCCCCGGCTCATCAACCTCATTTGCGACCGCTCGCTGCTCGCGGGCTTCGTCTCCGGGACGCGGGTGATCGAGGCCGGCATGGTGCGGCGAGCGGCGGACGAGGTGAAAGGTGATGGCCCCGCCCCCTGGCTCCCGTCCCGTGCCTACGCCCTCCTCGCGGGGGGCGTGGCCGTGGCCCTCGCGCTCGTGGTGACCCTGGCCGCGCCGCGGACCCTGCGCGCCCCCGAGCCGGAGGCGCCCCCCACCGCACCCGCCGCCGTCTCCCGCTTGGAGCCGGCGCTCCTGGCCATCCCCCACGACGCGTCCCGGGAGGCCGCCCTCTCCCAAGTGCAGGCCCAGTGGGGGAACGAGCCCCTCGAGAGGACCTCCCTGCGCACCCACCTGGACCAGGTGCGCCACCTCGACTTGCCGGTGATCCTCGAGATGTTCCACCCTTCCCGGCGGGACACCTGCTTCCTGGCCCTGCTCGGGCTGGAAGGGGGCACGGCCCTGGTGGCGGTGGGCACCGACTCTCCCTTCCGGGTCGGCGTCGCCGACCTGGACCGGCTCTGGACCCACGAGGCCATCTTCCTCTGGCGCGACTTCCAGGGCCTCGTTCGCCCGGAGGGGAGGGCGCGGACGGAAGCGTGGGCAAAGGACTCGCTGGCCCGCCTCGGCTATGCTGGTTCCGAGGCCGACTTGAGCACGGTGGTGGGCCGCTTCCAGCGCGACTCCGCCCTTATCGCCGACGGCGTGATCGGGAGTCGGACGCTCATGACCCTCTACAGCCTGGGACCCTACACCCGACCGCGGTTGAAGGCGTCCGTGCCCCGCCCCGGAGGCGCCTCGTGA
- a CDS encoding radical SAM protein, whose amino-acid sequence MHLRNHTPLSLASLWPDLGIDPGVSRRVVSRLVWEDGDDLAGVRGLSKTLARELLTRGRTTRLEVLDRRQSAVDPFVKYLFRSPDGHSFETVRIPLDRPRWSVCVSSQAGCALACTFCETGRLGFARNLEPWEIVEQVLTVRRESPERPVTGVVFQGQGEPFQNYENVMRAAEILRDPSGGRIRGDRITISTVGLLPQIERYTDEGHPYRLILSLTSAFSEKRAQLVPLTRRYDVPALAGAMRRHAAVRGGPVSLAWVLMAGINSGADEARELARLFAGVPLRLSVIDVNDPEGRFRRADAEERGRFLSALAANRIPFVRRYSGGPDIHAACGMLASRASGGRALAGPEPA is encoded by the coding sequence ATGCACCTGCGCAACCACACGCCCCTGAGCCTGGCCTCGCTCTGGCCCGACCTAGGGATCGACCCCGGGGTGTCCCGGCGGGTCGTGAGCCGGCTGGTCTGGGAAGACGGGGATGACCTTGCGGGCGTGCGGGGGCTGTCGAAGACCCTGGCCCGCGAGCTCCTCACCCGCGGCCGCACCACCCGGCTGGAGGTGCTCGATCGGCGGCAGAGCGCGGTCGATCCCTTCGTGAAGTACCTCTTCCGGTCCCCGGATGGCCATTCCTTCGAGACCGTCCGCATCCCTCTGGATCGGCCGCGCTGGAGCGTGTGCGTCTCCTCGCAGGCCGGATGCGCCTTGGCCTGCACGTTTTGCGAGACCGGTCGCCTCGGCTTCGCCCGCAACCTGGAGCCTTGGGAGATCGTGGAGCAGGTCCTGACCGTGCGCCGCGAGTCCCCGGAGCGACCGGTGACCGGGGTCGTCTTCCAGGGACAGGGCGAGCCCTTCCAGAACTACGAGAACGTGATGCGGGCGGCCGAGATCCTGCGCGATCCCTCGGGGGGGCGCATCCGCGGCGACCGCATCACGATCTCCACCGTCGGCCTCCTCCCCCAGATCGAGCGCTACACGGACGAGGGGCATCCCTACCGGTTGATCCTCTCCCTCACCTCCGCCTTTTCCGAGAAGCGGGCCCAGCTCGTGCCTCTGACCCGCCGCTACGACGTGCCCGCCCTGGCCGGGGCCATGCGGCGGCATGCCGCCGTCCGGGGGGGGCCGGTGAGCCTGGCCTGGGTCCTGATGGCGGGAATCAACTCCGGAGCCGACGAGGCACGGGAGCTGGCCCGGCTCTTCGCGGGCGTCCCCCTGCGGCTCTCCGTGATCGACGTGAACGATCCCGAAGGCCGCTTCCGGCGTGCCGACGCCGAGGAGCGCGGCCGGTTCCTTTCCGCCCTGGCCGCAAACCGCATCCCCTTCGTCCGCCGCTATTCCGGCGGCCCCGACATCCACGCCGCCTGCGGGATGCTTGCCTCCCGGGCCAGCGGCGGCCGGGCCCTCGCCGGGCCGGAGCCGGCCTGA
- a CDS encoding L-threonylcarbamoyladenylate synthase — protein MTARVRRADEPGAIADAAAVLRGGGVVAFPTETVYGLGASVFDPRAVARVFEVKARPSFDPLIAHVADAEAVSRVATTADPRVARLGARFWPGPLTLVLPRLPSVPDLVTAGLETVGVRVPDHPAARALIREAGTPLAAPSANPFGYVSPTTAAHVAEQLGEGVDLILDGGPCRVGLESTILGLTVEPPCLLRPGAVSREDLESALGQTIELAGPTDRPTAPGQLLRHYATRTPLTILTGHAGAPPFGAGRVGLLAFAHAPKGASYAAVEVLAPDGQGTTAAANLFAALRRLDALGLDILLAEPCPETGIGRAIMDRLRRCAAPRP, from the coding sequence CTGACCGCGCGGGTCCGCCGCGCCGACGAGCCGGGCGCGATCGCGGACGCGGCCGCCGTCCTGAGGGGCGGGGGGGTGGTGGCCTTCCCCACGGAGACGGTCTACGGCCTGGGGGCCAGCGTCTTCGATCCGCGGGCGGTGGCCCGCGTCTTCGAGGTCAAGGCCCGGCCCTCGTTCGACCCCTTGATCGCCCACGTGGCGGACGCGGAGGCGGTCTCGCGGGTGGCCACAACCGCCGACCCCCGGGTGGCGCGGCTGGGCGCGCGCTTCTGGCCGGGTCCCCTGACCCTGGTCCTGCCCCGGCTGCCCTCCGTACCCGACCTCGTCACCGCCGGCCTGGAGACGGTGGGCGTGCGCGTGCCCGACCACCCCGCGGCCCGCGCCCTCATCCGAGAGGCGGGCACACCGCTTGCCGCCCCCAGCGCCAACCCCTTCGGCTACGTGAGCCCCACCACCGCCGCCCACGTGGCGGAGCAGCTCGGGGAGGGGGTCGACCTCATCCTGGACGGTGGGCCCTGCCGGGTGGGGCTGGAGTCGACCATCCTCGGGCTCACGGTCGAGCCGCCGTGCCTCCTGCGGCCGGGCGCGGTCAGTCGGGAGGACCTGGAATCGGCCCTGGGCCAGACGATTGAACTAGCCGGTCCGACCGACCGGCCCACCGCCCCCGGCCAGCTCCTCCGCCACTACGCCACCCGCACGCCGCTTACGATCCTGACCGGTCACGCGGGAGCGCCGCCGTTCGGAGCGGGTCGGGTGGGCCTGCTCGCTTTCGCGCACGCGCCTAAGGGCGCTTCCTACGCGGCGGTGGAGGTGCTGGCGCCGGACGGCCAGGGCACGACCGCCGCCGCCAACCTCTTTGCCGCTCTGCGTCGGCTCGATGCCCTCGGCCTCGACATCCTCCTCGCCGAGCCCTGCCCCGAGACCGGGATCGGCCGCGCCATCATGGACCGGCTCCGGCGCTGCGCGGCCCCGCGCCCCTGA
- a CDS encoding MBL fold metallo-hydrolase, with amino-acid sequence MTARKRTVRPTQFDVWGSRGSRSLLPRRSRIANNTSCYSVLHGEDLFLLDAGRGLAALGWAMKRRARFAVVRNVHVLVSHAHLDHWEGLKDADWFWEKGNGLDIRVLGSTQALRAIRTAYGHPLYVALELLGAGTVRGVRYQTLKPGERRRFGDWRLVTQPLRHYSGAGRSVWALDTLGYQLTAPDGATVAYLCDHEPNRRTQAVERALLGEAHLAVYDAHFPDIQHQEHGHGSQEHASLMARAHPRVLVLAGHHGPVMSDAEIRHAHRRHGRGASNFQLAVEGVTYQWNPRHAAFARRAGRG; translated from the coding sequence GTGACCGCGCGGAAAAGAACCGTCCGCCCCACCCAGTTCGACGTGTGGGGTAGCCGCGGATCGCGCAGCCTCCTCCCCCGCCGCTCCCGAATCGCCAACAACACGTCCTGCTACTCCGTCCTCCACGGGGAGGACCTCTTCCTCCTGGACGCGGGACGCGGCTTGGCCGCCCTCGGCTGGGCGATGAAGCGACGGGCCCGCTTCGCGGTGGTCCGCAACGTGCACGTGCTCGTGAGCCACGCCCACCTCGATCACTGGGAGGGCCTGAAGGACGCGGACTGGTTCTGGGAGAAGGGGAATGGGCTCGACATCCGCGTCCTGGGGTCGACGCAAGCCCTGCGCGCGATCCGCACCGCCTATGGCCATCCCCTCTACGTGGCCCTGGAGCTTCTGGGGGCGGGCACGGTGAGAGGCGTGCGCTACCAGACCCTGAAGCCGGGGGAGCGGCGGCGCTTCGGGGACTGGCGGCTCGTGACCCAGCCCCTGCGTCACTACAGCGGGGCCGGCCGCTCCGTCTGGGCTCTCGACACCCTGGGCTACCAGCTCACCGCCCCCGACGGCGCCACCGTGGCCTACCTCTGTGACCACGAGCCCAACCGCCGAACCCAGGCCGTGGAGCGGGCCCTCCTGGGCGAGGCCCACCTCGCCGTTTACGATGCCCATTTCCCGGACATCCAGCACCAGGAGCACGGGCACGGCTCCCAGGAGCACGCCTCGCTGATGGCGCGCGCCCACCCGCGCGTGCTCGTGCTGGCCGGACACCACGGGCCCGTCATGAGCGATGCCGAGATCCGGCACGCCCACCGCCGGCACGGGCGGGGGGCCTCGAACTTCCAGCTCGCGGTGGAGGGTGTGACCTACCAGTGGAATCCCCGCCACGCGGCCTTTGCGAGGCGGGCCGGTCGGGGCTGA
- a CDS encoding acylase, translated as MPARAKTRWLARIVAFTATLLALWVVLAPRPPARPSPRLAAAALRHDVRILRDSWGVPHVFGKTDADAAYGLAWAHAEDDFPTIQGALLAARGRLASVFGPPAAPNDYMVALLRVWDVVEARYEKDLSPEARAICEAYADGINHYAALHPGAALPGLYPVRGQDVVAGFVHKLPLFFGLDRVLGGLFGPTRPEAPSRRARADPPGENEAALGSNTIAVAPRRSADGYTRLAVNSHQPWAGPVAWYEVHLRSEQGWDMVGGVFPGAPVVLHGHNRDLGWAHTVNRPRLIDVYLLETNPRNRNQYRFDGAWRELEVRTVPIEVKLFGPLHWTFWRETLWSVHGPVVRRPHGTYAIRFAGMGEVRQVEQWYRMNRARSLEEWHGAMRMGALPMFNCGYADREGNIEYVYNARLPLRGETDGGEGYLAGDTSATLWTEYLPFDELPRVTNPPSGFVINSNSSPFQATLGPGNPDPARYPPSLGIETHLTNRARRALELFGGDSSVTREAFDRYKFDTAYSPDSTTARRFHEIVDGRLPDDPLLREAADLLRRWNLDTDPANPAAALALLTLRPGDADQPPPLERFALLARLEEAARTLRQTYGRLDVPWGEVHRLRRGTVDLPVGGGPDTLHAVYARPAADGRLVGWAGDSYVLQVEWDPAGRVRSRSIHQYGSATLDERSPHYADQAPLFVRRELKPVWLNEAEIREHLEREYRPGQETFPGSRPHATP; from the coding sequence ATGCCCGCGCGCGCCAAAACCCGCTGGCTTGCTCGCATCGTGGCCTTCACCGCCACCCTGCTCGCCCTCTGGGTCGTCCTCGCGCCCCGTCCGCCCGCGCGGCCCTCGCCCCGTCTGGCCGCCGCCGCCCTGCGGCACGACGTCCGCATCCTGCGCGACAGCTGGGGCGTACCCCACGTGTTCGGCAAGACCGACGCCGACGCGGCCTATGGCCTGGCTTGGGCCCACGCCGAGGACGACTTCCCCACCATCCAGGGTGCGCTCCTGGCCGCCCGCGGCCGGCTGGCCTCCGTTTTCGGCCCCCCCGCTGCGCCCAACGACTACATGGTGGCCCTGCTCAGGGTCTGGGACGTGGTCGAGGCGAGATACGAAAAGGACCTCTCGCCGGAGGCGCGCGCGATCTGCGAGGCCTACGCGGACGGCATCAACCACTACGCCGCCCTCCACCCCGGGGCCGCCCTTCCCGGCCTCTACCCGGTGCGGGGGCAGGACGTGGTGGCCGGCTTCGTCCACAAGCTGCCGCTCTTCTTCGGCCTGGACCGGGTGCTGGGCGGGCTCTTCGGACCGACGCGCCCCGAGGCCCCCTCCCGCCGCGCGCGGGCGGATCCTCCGGGGGAGAACGAGGCCGCGCTGGGATCCAATACGATCGCGGTCGCCCCCCGCCGCTCGGCCGATGGCTACACGAGGCTGGCCGTGAACTCCCACCAGCCGTGGGCGGGTCCCGTCGCCTGGTACGAGGTGCACCTCAGAAGCGAGCAGGGTTGGGACATGGTGGGCGGGGTATTCCCGGGGGCGCCGGTCGTCCTCCACGGCCACAACCGCGACCTGGGCTGGGCCCACACCGTGAACCGGCCCCGCCTCATCGACGTCTACCTCCTGGAAACGAACCCCAGAAACCGCAACCAGTACCGCTTCGACGGGGCCTGGCGGGAACTCGAGGTGCGCACGGTGCCGATCGAGGTGAAGCTCTTCGGGCCTCTTCACTGGACGTTCTGGCGCGAGACCCTGTGGTCCGTCCACGGGCCGGTGGTGCGGCGACCCCACGGCACCTACGCGATCCGCTTCGCGGGCATGGGTGAGGTCCGGCAAGTGGAGCAGTGGTACCGCATGAACCGGGCGCGCAGCCTGGAGGAGTGGCACGGGGCCATGAGGATGGGCGCCCTGCCCATGTTCAACTGCGGTTACGCGGACCGCGAGGGCAACATCGAGTACGTCTACAACGCACGCCTGCCCCTCCGCGGGGAGACCGACGGCGGGGAGGGCTATCTCGCCGGCGACACCTCGGCCACTCTCTGGACGGAGTACCTTCCCTTCGACGAGTTGCCCCGGGTGACCAATCCCCCCTCGGGCTTCGTCATCAACTCCAACAGCTCCCCCTTCCAGGCCACCCTCGGCCCCGGCAACCCGGACCCCGCGCGTTACCCTCCAAGCCTCGGGATCGAGACGCACCTGACCAACCGCGCGCGGCGGGCCCTCGAGCTCTTCGGGGGAGACAGCTCCGTGACCCGGGAGGCCTTCGACCGCTACAAGTTCGACACCGCTTATTCTCCCGACTCGACGACCGCCCGCCGCTTCCACGAGATCGTGGACGGCCGCCTTCCCGACGACCCGCTCCTGCGGGAGGCGGCCGACCTCCTGCGGCGCTGGAACCTGGACACGGATCCCGCGAACCCCGCGGCCGCCCTCGCCCTGCTGACGCTCCGGCCCGGGGACGCCGACCAACCGCCGCCCCTCGAGCGCTTCGCGCTCCTGGCCCGCCTGGAAGAGGCGGCCCGAACTCTAAGGCAGACGTACGGACGCCTGGACGTGCCCTGGGGCGAGGTCCACCGCCTGCGCCGCGGGACGGTGGACTTGCCGGTGGGGGGCGGTCCGGACACCCTCCACGCGGTCTATGCCCGCCCGGCCGCGGATGGGCGACTCGTGGGCTGGGCGGGCGACAGCTACGTCCTGCAGGTGGAGTGGGACCCCGCGGGCCGAGTCCGCTCGCGCAGCATCCACCAGTACGGAAGCGCCACCCTCGACGAGCGATCGCCCCACTACGCCGACCAGGCCCCGCTCTTCGTGCGGCGGGAGCTGAAGCCCGTGTGGCTGAACGAGGCCGAGATTCGGGAGCACCTGGAGCGGGAGTACCGGCCGGGGCAGGAGACCTTCCCCGGGAGTCGTCCCCATGCCACCCCCTGA
- the ppc gene encoding phosphoenolpyruvate carboxylase: protein MSGDRDALSEQIHLLGDLLGQTLVEQEGQPLFDLVEEIRALAKAHRGGDGAAGERLLRRVEALPLAEARGVVKAFASYFQLVNLAEEEERVRVLRRRAREAHAHGDSVAETVPAAIRELHAQGLSPEEMQALLRDLLVMPVFTAHPTEAKRRTVLTKLGRIAEALHTLDFHSPTPEESEALLSLLREEIVSLWQTEETRAYRPSVLDEVRNGLYYFEATLFDLAPEIPARLRRALNQYYPGHSFAVPNFLRFGSWIGGDRDGNPLVTPRASEETLREHKAAALRLHLRALERMHGHLSTAERYGVSPELRISLERDAALFPEAAERAAQRYRRQPYRQKLALVYRKLAATLEASQRPWRIDHRPRPGTYAGADEFGADLRLLQDSLRTHGGSRLAEGRLATLAAQVAIFGFHLATLDLRQHAERHTSALSEIFQRYAVADAFGAGREEAKVQLLTAELLNPRPLTPARLDFSEATSETLELFRLVRRAHERMGAAAIDSYIISMTRDASDLLAALLLAKDAGVADALDVVPLFETVADLHAAPQTMERLFKNPAYDRHLQARGRAQAIMIGYSDSNKDAGYLTANWELHLAQRALAALCARHGVTLTLFHGRGGSVGRGGGPTNRAILAQPPESVGSRLKLTEQGEAITTRYANPHLARRHLEQLVHAVLVTSGKRSRTSSPSRGGAWQEALDALAPRAEQAYRSLVHGSPAILRYFRAATPVDEIGELNIGSRPARRHPGEGIADLRAIPWVFAWTQSRLTLPGWYGLGAALEAWAQTGAEWELLGAMYREWTFFRTLVDNAQVSLRKADLLIADVYAGLADPETRREIFPLLRAEYERTEAALRRLTGQVDLLDHEPWLQRSIRVRNPYIDPMNYIQVALLRRLRSAPGGPEADALKEAVLLSVNGIAAGLRNTG, encoded by the coding sequence ATGAGCGGCGACCGCGACGCCCTCAGCGAGCAGATCCACCTCTTGGGCGACCTCCTCGGCCAGACCCTTGTGGAGCAGGAGGGCCAGCCCCTCTTCGACCTCGTGGAGGAGATCCGGGCCCTGGCCAAGGCCCACCGCGGAGGCGACGGCGCGGCCGGCGAGCGGCTGCTCCGGAGGGTGGAGGCCCTGCCCCTGGCGGAGGCGCGGGGGGTGGTCAAGGCCTTCGCCTCCTACTTCCAGCTCGTGAACCTGGCCGAGGAAGAGGAACGGGTGCGGGTCCTGCGCCGCCGGGCCCGCGAAGCCCACGCCCACGGCGATTCCGTGGCGGAGACGGTCCCCGCCGCCATCCGTGAGCTCCACGCGCAGGGCCTCTCCCCGGAGGAGATGCAAGCCCTCCTGCGCGACCTCCTGGTCATGCCCGTCTTCACCGCCCACCCCACCGAGGCCAAGCGCCGCACCGTCCTCACCAAGCTCGGCCGCATCGCGGAGGCCCTGCACACGCTCGACTTCCACTCCCCCACTCCCGAGGAGTCGGAGGCACTCCTGAGCCTTCTCCGCGAAGAGATCGTGTCCCTCTGGCAAACGGAAGAGACCCGCGCCTACCGCCCGAGCGTCCTCGACGAGGTGCGCAACGGCCTCTACTACTTCGAGGCCACGCTCTTCGACTTAGCCCCCGAGATCCCGGCCCGGCTGCGGCGGGCCCTCAATCAGTACTACCCCGGCCACTCCTTCGCGGTGCCGAACTTCCTGCGGTTCGGGAGCTGGATCGGCGGCGACCGCGACGGCAACCCTTTGGTCACTCCGCGGGCAAGCGAGGAGACCCTTCGCGAACATAAGGCGGCAGCGCTCCGCCTCCACCTGCGGGCCCTCGAGCGCATGCATGGCCACCTGAGCACGGCCGAGCGCTACGGGGTGAGCCCCGAGCTAAGGATCAGCCTCGAGAGGGACGCCGCCCTCTTCCCGGAGGCCGCGGAGCGGGCCGCCCAGCGCTATCGCCGGCAGCCCTACCGCCAGAAGCTGGCCCTCGTCTACCGCAAGCTCGCCGCCACCCTGGAGGCCAGCCAGCGCCCTTGGCGGATCGACCACCGTCCCCGGCCGGGGACTTACGCCGGCGCCGACGAGTTCGGGGCCGACCTCCGTCTTCTCCAGGACAGTCTGCGCACGCACGGGGGAAGCCGGCTCGCGGAAGGCCGCCTGGCCACCCTCGCGGCCCAGGTCGCGATCTTCGGGTTCCACCTGGCCACCCTCGACCTCCGCCAGCACGCCGAGCGGCACACGAGCGCGCTCTCGGAGATCTTCCAGCGCTACGCCGTCGCGGACGCGTTCGGAGCCGGGCGGGAAGAGGCCAAGGTCCAGCTCCTGACCGCGGAGCTCCTGAACCCCCGGCCCCTCACTCCCGCCCGCCTCGACTTCAGCGAGGCCACGAGCGAAACGCTGGAGCTCTTCCGGCTGGTGCGCCGAGCCCACGAGCGCATGGGAGCGGCCGCCATCGACAGCTACATCATCAGCATGACGCGGGACGCGAGCGACCTCCTGGCCGCGCTCCTCCTGGCCAAGGACGCGGGGGTGGCCGACGCCCTCGACGTGGTCCCCCTCTTCGAGACGGTGGCCGACCTGCACGCCGCCCCCCAGACCATGGAACGGCTGTTCAAAAACCCCGCCTATGACCGCCACCTCCAGGCCCGCGGGCGCGCCCAGGCAATCATGATCGGCTACAGCGACTCCAATAAAGACGCGGGCTACCTGACCGCGAACTGGGAGCTGCACCTGGCCCAGCGCGCCCTGGCCGCCCTCTGCGCCCGCCACGGGGTGACCCTCACCCTCTTCCACGGCCGGGGCGGCTCCGTGGGCCGCGGGGGTGGACCCACCAATCGGGCCATCCTCGCCCAGCCCCCGGAATCGGTGGGGAGCCGGCTCAAGCTCACGGAGCAGGGGGAGGCCATTACCACCCGCTACGCCAACCCCCATCTGGCCCGGCGGCACCTGGAGCAGCTGGTCCACGCCGTGCTCGTGACCAGCGGCAAGCGGTCGAGGACGAGCAGCCCCTCGCGGGGGGGGGCTTGGCAGGAGGCCCTGGACGCCCTCGCGCCCCGGGCCGAGCAGGCCTATCGATCGCTCGTCCACGGCTCGCCCGCGATCCTGCGCTACTTCCGCGCGGCCACGCCCGTGGACGAAATCGGGGAGCTCAACATCGGGAGCCGCCCCGCCCGGCGTCACCCCGGAGAGGGCATCGCCGACTTAAGGGCCATCCCTTGGGTCTTCGCCTGGACGCAGAGCCGGCTCACCCTGCCCGGCTGGTACGGTCTGGGCGCGGCCCTCGAGGCCTGGGCCCAGACCGGCGCGGAGTGGGAGTTGCTGGGGGCCATGTACCGGGAGTGGACGTTCTTCCGAACCCTCGTCGACAACGCGCAGGTCTCCCTCCGCAAGGCCGACCTCCTGATCGCGGACGTCTACGCCGGCCTGGCCGACCCCGAGACGCGGAGGGAGATCTTTCCCCTCCTGCGCGCCGAGTACGAGCGGACGGAGGCCGCCCTCCGCCGGCTCACCGGCCAGGTGGACCTGCTGGACCACGAGCCCTGGCTGCAGCGCTCCATCCGCGTCCGCAACCCCTACATCGATCCCATGAACTACATCCAGGTGGCGCTCCTGCGCCGGCTGCGCAGCGCACCCGGGGGGCCAGAGGCGGACGCGCTCAAGGAGGCGGTGCTCCTCAGCGTCAACGGGATTGCGGCCGGGCTGCGGAACACGGGGTGA